A single window of Oreochromis aureus strain Israel breed Guangdong linkage group 7, ZZ_aureus, whole genome shotgun sequence DNA harbors:
- the camsap1a gene encoding calmodulin-regulated spectrin-associated protein 1a isoform X2, translating to MDVEVSAGRDSTWRRAAAATADDDGGGGGGGGGVMEAQVVPLELYDSARAKIDANLRWLFAKAYGTDHVPADLRDPFYTDQYEQEHIKPPIIRMLQSGELYCRVCGLILHAEQAASLQNHQSVIQALSRKGIYVLETDNTPVSDLDLSASPIKMSAHIHLIDSLMMAYTVEMISIEKVVSSVKRLTFSASKELPYDLEDAMLFWINKVNIKLREITEKECKMKQHLLESPSHQKSPSKWYWKLVPVRYRRDHLSGRTLQHFPLLDDLLKDVCDGTALLAVIHFYCPELVRLEDICLKEVPSIGESVYNIQLLREFSNEYLNKCFYLKPEDLLYSPPVLKNNVMVFIAELFWWFESVKPDFVQPRDLQEIRDVRLLLQPKTSRSYVPISNITTRSFLTSSHSADTLATPTSPDLSTKSSSTSPSLLPLRQRQQKVVEETTSDIRHRPNSLIGPDVQHQGSKMAWPDRRARPLSQPAPYALHFAPEDDADSISLARSISKDSLASNIMSITPKHMLGAGLSQHRLSGQSLLSHMRIEDEEEEIEEEELVAVIHPSVFSRHRIGSNMEQDELEMQSAAPASKVCNASRPPCFDAGPFTLDCRGDSYYLEPLLPAIPKMAKEKSISLNKQEESGESRCRGMGNARNAITSVQWTSQRKSPSACTPTQVVESVPSSLRQLIEDSAVDSQPGKKQSEGFFLHLSDEPDQHSSFSTDCMPEAGPDSDSDIADLEEDEEEEDQMELMKEEVKGGRGKCPEEDDTAEFGEGESAKLREDMKVSEREDKEDCSGRSSPCPSTISWASSCSASGSASVKMTSFAERKLLKLGLRDGYSSTSSSQKTTPDGSDVAPCPPWQLRNDSASGLLGKEPSTVMGKNTALSSPVVPSELLQLHMQLEEQRRAIEYQKKKMETVSARQRLKLGKAAFLNIVKKGGGRSDTLPLPLKHSKESLELTSADRNKAKSQTSRDDSCLDALKVQTKGGQREEGPMNTDNRLNALSQDNGAEPDINECSRSIELLNEAISSIQQQMMQLSLQQNLLMKQSVASPPDSVPPGPSTPPDTNPTQQTPSTSDSRSYAVHFVDISGDCAAPTRRPPKLSSSQRSKASELKQSKENSKSVKKSNIQLPECAEGEEVESTAESSRTERSLQRNTTFRVQDSAGEGTGRLSDKLKSPDPPVISSTTQSPSQDGEREEDAAVRSRTEVASGEESTRVKGQLIEVDLSELKDPLEDGSVDTPDCVAEGEQKNVLGFFFKDDEKAEDEMAKRRAAFLLKQQRKAEEARLRKLQQEAESELKRDEARRKAEEDRIRKEEEKARRELIKQEYLRRKQQALMEEQGLVKPRPRTKARRNRPKSLHREEYSGLSKGSATRNSLKVSMLIKAQDSAAGCRGADLSCSHRGSTLSLATDADSVISGGAESNRAGSVCSMESFPLSRASSRNMERDWENGSIASSITSNEYTGPKLFKEPSSKSNKPIIINAIAHCCLAGKVNEVQKNVVLEELEKCESNHLIILFRDGGCQFRAIYSYSPDTEEIIKFSGTGPRIINRKMIDKLYKYSSDRKQFTVIPAKTVSVSVDALTIHNHLWQVKRPGSARRK from the exons ATGGATGTGGAGGTGAGTGCTGGCAGGGACAGCACCTGGAGGAGAGCAGCGGCAGCAACAGcagatgatgatggtggtggtggtggtggtggaggaggggtCATGGAGGCTCAGGTTGTACCGCTGGAGCTGTACGACTCTGCAAGAGCCAAAATAGACGCAAATCTCCGCTGGTTGTTTGCCAAAGCCTATGGTACAG ATCATGTTCCTGCAGACCTGCGGGACCCCTTCTACACAGACCAGTATGAGCAGGAACACATCAAACCCCCCATCATCCGCATGCTGCAGTCTGGAGAGCTCTACTGTCGTGTGTGCGGGCTCATCCTTCACGCCGAGCAGGCCGCCtcactccaaaaccaccagTCTGTCATCCAGGCTCTGTCGAGAAAAGGCATCTATGTCCTGGAGACCGACAACACACCAGTTTCTGATCTGGATCTCAGCGCCTCTCCCATCAAAATG AGCGCCCACATCCACCTCATTGATTCCTTGATGATGGCCTATACGGTGGAGATGATCAGCATAGAGAAGGTGGTGTCCAGTGTCAAGCGCTTAACCTTCAGTGCCTCAAAGGAGCTTCCTTATGACCTGGAAGATGCAATGTTGTTTTGGATCAACAAG GTGAACATAAAGTTGAGGGAGATCACAGAAAAAGAGTGTAAAATGAAGCAACATCTTCTTGAGTCACCCAGTCACCAGAAG TCTCCCTCCAAATGGTACTGGAAGCTTGTACCT GTGCGTTACCGCAGAGATCACCTATCAGGGCGGACGCTCCAGCACTTTCCCTTGTTGGACGACCTGTTGAAGGACGTGTGTGATGGCACAGCTCTGCTGGCTGTGATCCACTTTTATTGCCCAGAACTCGTTAGACTTGAAG ATATCTGTCTGAAGGAGGTTCCCTCTATCGGTGAAAGTGTTTACAATATCCAACTACTGAGGGAGTTTTCAAACGAGTATTTGAACAAATGCTTCTATCTGAAGCCTGAAGACCTGCTGTACTCCCCACCGGTACTAAAG AATAATGTGATGGTCTTCATTGCCGAGCTGTTTTGGTGGTTTGAGAGTGTGAAGCCAGACTTTGTTCAACCCCGGGATCTTCAGGAAATCAGAGATg TGAGACTGCTGCTGCAGCCTAAAACTTCTCGATCCTATGTACCCATCTCCAACATCACTACACGAAGTTTCCTGACATCATCGCACTCTGCTGACACCCTAGCCACACCCACAAGCCCTGACCTCAG CACTAAATCAAGCTCCACAAGCCCATCTCTGCTGCCTCTGAGACAGAGACAACAGAAAGTGGTTGAGGAGACCacttcag ATATAAGGCATAGGCCTAACTCTCTGATAGGTCCAGATGTGCAACATCAGGGCTCCAAAATGGCCTGGCCAGACAGAAGGGCGAG GCCTTTATCCCAGCCTGCACCCTATGCCCTGCATTTTGCCCCAGAGGATGATGCAGACAGTATCAGTCTCGCTCGCTCCATTAGCAAAGACAGCTTAGCCTCCAACATAATGAGCATTACTCCTAAACACATGCTGGGTGCGGGTCTGTCTCAGCATAGACTTAGTGGTCAAAGCCTGCTTAGTCACATGCGCATagaggatgaagaagaggaaatAGAAGAGGAGGAACTGGTTGCCGTTATCCACCCTTCTGTATTTTCTAGACATCGAATCGGGAGCAACATGGAGCAGGATGAGCTGGAAATGCAGAGTGCAGCTCCTGCCTCAAAAGTATGTAATGCTTCTCGTCCTCCCTGTTTCGATGCGGGCCCTTTTACTCTGGACTGCCGAGGCGACAGCTATTATCTGGAGCCTTTGTTGCCCGCCATCCCTAAAATGGCCAAAGAGAAAAGCATCAGCCTGAACAAGCAGGAGGAGAGCGGTGAAAGTCGCTGCAGAGGTATgggaaatgcaagaaatgcaatCACCAGTGTCCAGTGGACCTCACAGAGGAAATCCCCCAGCGCCTGTACACCCACGCAAGTGGTGGAATCAGTTCCTAGCTCTCTCAGGCAACTGATCGAGGATTCAGCAGTCGACTCTCAGCCTGGAAAGAAGCAATCTGAAGGCTTTTTCCTTCACTTGTCAGACGAGCCAGACCAGCACAGTTCTTTCTCCACAGATTGCATGCCTGAGGCAGGGCCCGATTCTGACTCTGACATTGCAGACctggaggaggatgaagaggaagaagatcaGATGGAGCTGATGAAAGAGGAGGTGAAGGGAGGGAGGGGAAAGTGCCCAGAAGAGGATGACACGGCTGAATTTGGAGAGGGCGAGTCAGCCAAACTCAGAGAAGACATGAAGGTGAGCGAGCGGGAGGATAAGGAAGATTGCAGTGGGCGCTCTAGCCCTTGCCCTAGTACCATATCATGGGCAAGCAGCTGCAGTGCTTCGGGCAGCGCCAGTGTCAAGATGACCAGCTTTGCAGAGAGAAAACTCCTCAAACTTGGCCTCCGTGACGGATACTCAAGTACCagcagctcccaaaagacaacaCCTGATGGCTCTGATGTCGCCCCCTGCCCTCCCTGGCAACTGAGGAATGATTCCGCCTCGGGTTTGCTGGGTAAAGAACCGAGCACTGTGATGGGGAAGAATACGGCACTTAGTTCTCCAGTTGTGCCTTCAGAGCTACTGCAACTTCACATGCAACTGGAAGAGCAGAGACGTGCGATCGAATATCAGAAGAAAAAGATGGAGACGGTCTCAGCCAGGCAGAGATTAAAGCTTGGGAAAGCTGCTTTCTTGAACATTGTTAAGAAGGGTGGCGGGCGCAGCGACACTCTTCCTTTACCCCTCAAACACTCCAAGGAATCCTTGGAGCTAACATCCGCTGACAGGAATAAAGCGAAGAGCCAGACCAGCAGAGATGATTCTTGTCTTGATGCTCTAAAGGTTCAGACAAAAGGAGGTCAAAGAGAGGAAGGACCGATGAACACAGACAACAGATTAAATGCTCTCTCCCAGGATAACGGAGCTGAACCTGATATAAATGAGTGCTCCCGTTCCATAGAGCTGCTCAACGAAGCTATTAGTTCTATTCAGCAGCAGATGATGCAGCTCTCATTACAGCAAAACCTGCTCATGAAGCAGAGCGTGGCCTCCCCTCCAGACTCGGTGCCGCCAGGCCCAAGCACACCCCCTGACACAAACCCAACACAACAAACACCTTCTACCTCAGACTCCAGATCTTATGCAGTTCACTTTGTAGATATCAGTGGCGACTGTGCTGCACCAACTCGCCGTCCTCCCAAGCTTAGCTCCAGCCAGCGCAGCAAAGCCTCAGAGCTGAAACAGAGTAAAGAAAACAGCAAGAGTGTCAAAAAATCAAACATCCAACTTCCAGAATGTGCTGaaggggaggaggtggagagtACTGCTGAGAGCTCTAGGACTGAGAGAAGCCTTCAGAGAAACACCACCTTCAGGGTTCAAGACAGCGCAGGAGAGGGAACAGGGCGCCTCTCAGACAAACTCAAATCACCAGACCCACCAGTTATCTCCAGTACGACTCAATCTCCGTCACAGGATGGAGAGCGGGAGGAGGACGCAGCTGTCAGGTCAAGGACGGAGGTTGCCAGTGGGGAGGAGAGCACAAGGGTCAAGGGTCAGCTGATTGAAGTCGACTTGTCAGAGCTCAAAGATCCACTGGAGGATGGCAGTGTAGACACCCCAGACTGCGTGGCAGAAGGCGAGCAGAAGAACGTGTTGGGCTTCTTCTTCAAG GATGATGAAAAGGCAGAGGACGAAATGGCGAAACGTCGTGCTGCCTTCCTCCTCAAACAGCAGCGCAAAGCCGAAGAGGCGAGACTACGCAAACTTCAGCAAGAGGCTGAGAGCGAGCTCAAGCGTGATGAGGCCCG GCGAAAGGCTGAAGAGGATCGCATTCGTAAGGAGGAAGAGAAGGCGCGGCGAGAGCTGATTAAGCAGGAATACTTAAGGCGGAAGCAACAAGCCCTGATGGAAGAGCAGGGTCTAGTCAAACCTCGCCCACGGACCAAAGCCCGCAGGAACAGGCCTAAATCGCTGCACCGTGAAGAGTACAGCGGTCTCTCCAAAGGATCCGCTACAC GTAATTCTCTGAAGGTTTCCATGTTGATCAAAGCCCAGGACTCTGCAGcaggctgcaggggag CCGATCTGAGCTGCAGTCATCGAGGATCAACGCTCTCTTTGGCGACCGACGCAGACAGCGTTATCTCTGGAGGGGCAGAGTCAAACAG GGCTGGATCTGTGTGCTCTATGGAGTCATTCCCCCTAAGCAGGGCCTCCAGCAGGAACATGGAACGGGACTGGGAGAATGGCTCCATAGCCTCTTCCATCACTTCGAATGAGTATACCG GTCCTAAACTCTTCAAGGAGCCGAGCTCCAAGTCCAACAAGCCAATCATCATCAATGCCATCGCCCACTGCTGCCTGGCCGGAAAGGTTAATGAAGTGCAGAAGAACGTTGTTCTTGAG GAGCTAGAAAAGTGCGAGTCCAATCACCTGATCATCCTCTTCCGTGACGGCGGGTGCCAGTTCCGCGCCATTTACTCGTACTCTCCGGACACTGAGGAGATCATCAAGTTTTCAGGAACAGGACCGCGCATCATCAACCGGAAGATGATCGACAAGCTCTACAAGTACAGCTCAGACCGCAAGCAGTTCACTGTCATCCCCGCCAAGACTGTGTCGGTCAGCGTGGACGCTCTGACCATCCACAATCACCTGTGGCAGGTCAAGAGACCAGGGAGTGCACGGAGAAAATGA
- the camsap1a gene encoding calmodulin-regulated spectrin-associated protein 1a isoform X6 — protein MDVEVSAGRDSTWRRAAAATADDDGGGGGGGGGVMEAQVVPLELYDSARAKIDANLRWLFAKAYGTDHVPADLRDPFYTDQYEQEHIKPPIIRMLQSGELYCRVCGLILHAEQAASLQNHQSVIQALSRKGIYVLETDNTPVSDLDLSASPIKMSAHIHLIDSLMMAYTVEMISIEKVVSSVKRLTFSASKELPYDLEDAMLFWINKVNIKLREITEKECKMKQHLLESPSHQKSPSKWYWKLVPVRYRRDHLSGRTLQHFPLLDDLLKDVCDGTALLAVIHFYCPELVRLEDICLKEVPSIGESVYNIQLLREFSNEYLNKCFYLKPEDLLYSPPVLKNNVMVFIAELFWWFESVKPDFVQPRDLQEIRDVRLLLQPKTSRSYVPISNITTRSFLTSSHSADTLATPTSPDLSTKSSSTSPSLLPLRQRQQKVVEETTSDIRHRPNSLIGPDVQHQGSKMAWPDRRARPLSQPAPYALHFAPEDDADSISLARSISKDSLASNIMSITPKHMLGAGLSQHRLSGQSLLSHMRIEDEEEEIEEEELVAVIHPSVFSRHRIGSNMEQDELEMQSAAPASKVCNASRPPCFDAGPFTLDCRGDSYYLEPLLPAIPKMAKEKSISLNKQEESGESRCRGMGNARNAITSVQWTSQRKSPSACTPTQVVESVPSSLRQLIEDSAVDSQPGKKQSEGFFLHLSDEPDQHSSFSTDCMPEAGPDSDSDIADLEEDEEEEDQMELMKEEVKGGRGKCPEEDDTAEFGEGESAKLREDMKVSEREDKEDCSGRSSPCPSTISWASSCSASGSASVKMTSFAERKLLKLGLRDGYSSTSSSQKTTPDGSDVAPCPPWQLRNDSASGLLGKEPSTVMGKNTALSSPVVPSELLQLHMQLEEQRRAIEYQKKKMETVSARQRLKLGKAAFLNIVKKGGGRSDTLPLPLKHSKESLELTSADRNKAKSQTSRDDSCLDALKVQTKGGQREEGPMNTDNRLNALSQDNGAEPDINECSRSIELLNEAISSIQQQMMQLSLQQNLLMKQSVASPPDSVPPGPSTPPDTNPTQQTPSTSDSRSYAVHFVDISGDCAAPTRRPPKLSSSQRSKASELKQSKENSKSVKKSNIQLPECAEGEEVESTAESSRTERSLQRNTTFRVQDSAGEGTGRLSDKLKSPDPPVISSTTQSPSQDGEREEDAAVRSRTEVASGEESTRVKGQLIEVDLSELKDPLEDGSVDTPDCVAEGEQKNVLGFFFKDDEKAEDEMAKRRAAFLLKQQRKAEEARLRKLQQEAESELKRDEARRKAEEDRIRKEEEKARRELIKQEYLRRKQQALMEEQGLVKPRPRTKARRNRPKSLHREEYSGLSKGSATPDLSCSHRGSTLSLATDADSVISGGAESNRAGSVCSMESFPLSRASSRNMERDWENGSIASSITSNEYTGPKLFKEPSSKSNKPIIINAIAHCCLAGKVNEVQKNVVLEELEKCESNHLIILFRDGGCQFRAIYSYSPDTEEIIKFSGTGPRIINRKMIDKLYKYSSDRKQFTVIPAKTVSVSVDALTIHNHLWQVKRPGSARRK, from the exons ATGGATGTGGAGGTGAGTGCTGGCAGGGACAGCACCTGGAGGAGAGCAGCGGCAGCAACAGcagatgatgatggtggtggtggtggtggtggaggaggggtCATGGAGGCTCAGGTTGTACCGCTGGAGCTGTACGACTCTGCAAGAGCCAAAATAGACGCAAATCTCCGCTGGTTGTTTGCCAAAGCCTATGGTACAG ATCATGTTCCTGCAGACCTGCGGGACCCCTTCTACACAGACCAGTATGAGCAGGAACACATCAAACCCCCCATCATCCGCATGCTGCAGTCTGGAGAGCTCTACTGTCGTGTGTGCGGGCTCATCCTTCACGCCGAGCAGGCCGCCtcactccaaaaccaccagTCTGTCATCCAGGCTCTGTCGAGAAAAGGCATCTATGTCCTGGAGACCGACAACACACCAGTTTCTGATCTGGATCTCAGCGCCTCTCCCATCAAAATG AGCGCCCACATCCACCTCATTGATTCCTTGATGATGGCCTATACGGTGGAGATGATCAGCATAGAGAAGGTGGTGTCCAGTGTCAAGCGCTTAACCTTCAGTGCCTCAAAGGAGCTTCCTTATGACCTGGAAGATGCAATGTTGTTTTGGATCAACAAG GTGAACATAAAGTTGAGGGAGATCACAGAAAAAGAGTGTAAAATGAAGCAACATCTTCTTGAGTCACCCAGTCACCAGAAG TCTCCCTCCAAATGGTACTGGAAGCTTGTACCT GTGCGTTACCGCAGAGATCACCTATCAGGGCGGACGCTCCAGCACTTTCCCTTGTTGGACGACCTGTTGAAGGACGTGTGTGATGGCACAGCTCTGCTGGCTGTGATCCACTTTTATTGCCCAGAACTCGTTAGACTTGAAG ATATCTGTCTGAAGGAGGTTCCCTCTATCGGTGAAAGTGTTTACAATATCCAACTACTGAGGGAGTTTTCAAACGAGTATTTGAACAAATGCTTCTATCTGAAGCCTGAAGACCTGCTGTACTCCCCACCGGTACTAAAG AATAATGTGATGGTCTTCATTGCCGAGCTGTTTTGGTGGTTTGAGAGTGTGAAGCCAGACTTTGTTCAACCCCGGGATCTTCAGGAAATCAGAGATg TGAGACTGCTGCTGCAGCCTAAAACTTCTCGATCCTATGTACCCATCTCCAACATCACTACACGAAGTTTCCTGACATCATCGCACTCTGCTGACACCCTAGCCACACCCACAAGCCCTGACCTCAG CACTAAATCAAGCTCCACAAGCCCATCTCTGCTGCCTCTGAGACAGAGACAACAGAAAGTGGTTGAGGAGACCacttcag ATATAAGGCATAGGCCTAACTCTCTGATAGGTCCAGATGTGCAACATCAGGGCTCCAAAATGGCCTGGCCAGACAGAAGGGCGAG GCCTTTATCCCAGCCTGCACCCTATGCCCTGCATTTTGCCCCAGAGGATGATGCAGACAGTATCAGTCTCGCTCGCTCCATTAGCAAAGACAGCTTAGCCTCCAACATAATGAGCATTACTCCTAAACACATGCTGGGTGCGGGTCTGTCTCAGCATAGACTTAGTGGTCAAAGCCTGCTTAGTCACATGCGCATagaggatgaagaagaggaaatAGAAGAGGAGGAACTGGTTGCCGTTATCCACCCTTCTGTATTTTCTAGACATCGAATCGGGAGCAACATGGAGCAGGATGAGCTGGAAATGCAGAGTGCAGCTCCTGCCTCAAAAGTATGTAATGCTTCTCGTCCTCCCTGTTTCGATGCGGGCCCTTTTACTCTGGACTGCCGAGGCGACAGCTATTATCTGGAGCCTTTGTTGCCCGCCATCCCTAAAATGGCCAAAGAGAAAAGCATCAGCCTGAACAAGCAGGAGGAGAGCGGTGAAAGTCGCTGCAGAGGTATgggaaatgcaagaaatgcaatCACCAGTGTCCAGTGGACCTCACAGAGGAAATCCCCCAGCGCCTGTACACCCACGCAAGTGGTGGAATCAGTTCCTAGCTCTCTCAGGCAACTGATCGAGGATTCAGCAGTCGACTCTCAGCCTGGAAAGAAGCAATCTGAAGGCTTTTTCCTTCACTTGTCAGACGAGCCAGACCAGCACAGTTCTTTCTCCACAGATTGCATGCCTGAGGCAGGGCCCGATTCTGACTCTGACATTGCAGACctggaggaggatgaagaggaagaagatcaGATGGAGCTGATGAAAGAGGAGGTGAAGGGAGGGAGGGGAAAGTGCCCAGAAGAGGATGACACGGCTGAATTTGGAGAGGGCGAGTCAGCCAAACTCAGAGAAGACATGAAGGTGAGCGAGCGGGAGGATAAGGAAGATTGCAGTGGGCGCTCTAGCCCTTGCCCTAGTACCATATCATGGGCAAGCAGCTGCAGTGCTTCGGGCAGCGCCAGTGTCAAGATGACCAGCTTTGCAGAGAGAAAACTCCTCAAACTTGGCCTCCGTGACGGATACTCAAGTACCagcagctcccaaaagacaacaCCTGATGGCTCTGATGTCGCCCCCTGCCCTCCCTGGCAACTGAGGAATGATTCCGCCTCGGGTTTGCTGGGTAAAGAACCGAGCACTGTGATGGGGAAGAATACGGCACTTAGTTCTCCAGTTGTGCCTTCAGAGCTACTGCAACTTCACATGCAACTGGAAGAGCAGAGACGTGCGATCGAATATCAGAAGAAAAAGATGGAGACGGTCTCAGCCAGGCAGAGATTAAAGCTTGGGAAAGCTGCTTTCTTGAACATTGTTAAGAAGGGTGGCGGGCGCAGCGACACTCTTCCTTTACCCCTCAAACACTCCAAGGAATCCTTGGAGCTAACATCCGCTGACAGGAATAAAGCGAAGAGCCAGACCAGCAGAGATGATTCTTGTCTTGATGCTCTAAAGGTTCAGACAAAAGGAGGTCAAAGAGAGGAAGGACCGATGAACACAGACAACAGATTAAATGCTCTCTCCCAGGATAACGGAGCTGAACCTGATATAAATGAGTGCTCCCGTTCCATAGAGCTGCTCAACGAAGCTATTAGTTCTATTCAGCAGCAGATGATGCAGCTCTCATTACAGCAAAACCTGCTCATGAAGCAGAGCGTGGCCTCCCCTCCAGACTCGGTGCCGCCAGGCCCAAGCACACCCCCTGACACAAACCCAACACAACAAACACCTTCTACCTCAGACTCCAGATCTTATGCAGTTCACTTTGTAGATATCAGTGGCGACTGTGCTGCACCAACTCGCCGTCCTCCCAAGCTTAGCTCCAGCCAGCGCAGCAAAGCCTCAGAGCTGAAACAGAGTAAAGAAAACAGCAAGAGTGTCAAAAAATCAAACATCCAACTTCCAGAATGTGCTGaaggggaggaggtggagagtACTGCTGAGAGCTCTAGGACTGAGAGAAGCCTTCAGAGAAACACCACCTTCAGGGTTCAAGACAGCGCAGGAGAGGGAACAGGGCGCCTCTCAGACAAACTCAAATCACCAGACCCACCAGTTATCTCCAGTACGACTCAATCTCCGTCACAGGATGGAGAGCGGGAGGAGGACGCAGCTGTCAGGTCAAGGACGGAGGTTGCCAGTGGGGAGGAGAGCACAAGGGTCAAGGGTCAGCTGATTGAAGTCGACTTGTCAGAGCTCAAAGATCCACTGGAGGATGGCAGTGTAGACACCCCAGACTGCGTGGCAGAAGGCGAGCAGAAGAACGTGTTGGGCTTCTTCTTCAAG GATGATGAAAAGGCAGAGGACGAAATGGCGAAACGTCGTGCTGCCTTCCTCCTCAAACAGCAGCGCAAAGCCGAAGAGGCGAGACTACGCAAACTTCAGCAAGAGGCTGAGAGCGAGCTCAAGCGTGATGAGGCCCG GCGAAAGGCTGAAGAGGATCGCATTCGTAAGGAGGAAGAGAAGGCGCGGCGAGAGCTGATTAAGCAGGAATACTTAAGGCGGAAGCAACAAGCCCTGATGGAAGAGCAGGGTCTAGTCAAACCTCGCCCACGGACCAAAGCCCGCAGGAACAGGCCTAAATCGCTGCACCGTGAAGAGTACAGCGGTCTCTCCAAAGGATCCGCTACAC CCGATCTGAGCTGCAGTCATCGAGGATCAACGCTCTCTTTGGCGACCGACGCAGACAGCGTTATCTCTGGAGGGGCAGAGTCAAACAG GGCTGGATCTGTGTGCTCTATGGAGTCATTCCCCCTAAGCAGGGCCTCCAGCAGGAACATGGAACGGGACTGGGAGAATGGCTCCATAGCCTCTTCCATCACTTCGAATGAGTATACCG GTCCTAAACTCTTCAAGGAGCCGAGCTCCAAGTCCAACAAGCCAATCATCATCAATGCCATCGCCCACTGCTGCCTGGCCGGAAAGGTTAATGAAGTGCAGAAGAACGTTGTTCTTGAG GAGCTAGAAAAGTGCGAGTCCAATCACCTGATCATCCTCTTCCGTGACGGCGGGTGCCAGTTCCGCGCCATTTACTCGTACTCTCCGGACACTGAGGAGATCATCAAGTTTTCAGGAACAGGACCGCGCATCATCAACCGGAAGATGATCGACAAGCTCTACAAGTACAGCTCAGACCGCAAGCAGTTCACTGTCATCCCCGCCAAGACTGTGTCGGTCAGCGTGGACGCTCTGACCATCCACAATCACCTGTGGCAGGTCAAGAGACCAGGGAGTGCACGGAGAAAATGA